The DNA window GACAAAGTAGTTTTTTTCTCAGTTGACGGCGATGGAACCCCTAGAGTCTTAAATAAAAAAGGATTTGATTCAAAGGAAGCAAAAAAACTCCTTGATATTTATAATAATTTCAACAATAAAAATAACTCTCTTAATTCAAAGAATAATTTTTTTTCACCCATATTTTTTGAAAAGGATATAATTGGAGCGTTGTATGTAGAGAAATTAGACGCCAGCCTAGAAAAGGAGGATGAAAACCTTATAACATTAATATCTGGTGAAGCAACTTCATTTCTTTTGAGATTTAAATACAATATAATTACCAACGGGGAAGAAGAGGTCCCTTTTCCCATAAAACATGAAATTCCACAAGGCAAATCATTTATTATTTATGAACAAAAATATGGAAAGAGTTTTGAAATTTTTAAAGACCTTGTAACACACAGTATATCAGGCCTTGCAATCACAAGAACACCTCCGGGAAATATTAAGAAATCATTTGGCCTAGAAAAGACACCTTTTATATGGTTATCAAAGATAGAGGGTCAGAATACCATTTCTCCAATATACCTTAATAGCCTTATGAATCTAATAACAGATTTTGTCAATAAAGGTAAAGATTCTGTCGTTATATTAGAAGGTCTAGAATACCTAATTGCTCAGAATAATTTTGAGATAGTCTTAAAATTTATACAAGCTCTTAGAGATTTCCTATTAATAGAAAACTCGCGTTTGATTGTTCCACTAAATAAAGAAACTTTTACTCCAAAGGAACTTGCACAACTTGAAAAAGAGCTTGAAGTCTTGAAAATCAAAAATTGAGAATATCGCATTTCTCAACCAAATCTTTTTAAGCTTTTTGCTACACCTTTATTAGGAATCGCATGAGTGGCAATATAAATGATGAAAATTTAAGAAAAGAACTATTAAGGCTTA is part of the Methanofastidiosum sp. genome and encodes:
- a CDS encoding DUF835 domain-containing protein — encoded protein: MEKDEFRILIVDDEANIRESLKLILETEGYNVLDADSGEEAIKLFQTSKIDLVLLDLKMKGMTGEETLKHIRDIDSETMVIILTGHATLDSSLEAIKYGAYDYMKKPVSVNEIRRLVFKAYDRWKLSNLVKHYNAELKQRYVKRNKELISVITLAEKLREIESLDKGCKLVVDTIHDAVGFDKVVFFSVDGDGTPRVLNKKGFDSKEAKKLLDIYNNFNNKNNSLNSKNNFFSPIFFEKDIIGALYVEKLDASLEKEDENLITLISGEATSFLLRFKYNIITNGEEEVPFPIKHEIPQGKSFIIYEQKYGKSFEIFKDLVTHSISGLAITRTPPGNIKKSFGLEKTPFIWLSKIEGQNTISPIYLNSLMNLITDFVNKGKDSVVILEGLEYLIAQNNFEIVLKFIQALRDFLLIENSRLIVPLNKETFTPKELAQLEKELEVLKIKN